A genomic region of Oryza glaberrima chromosome 1, OglaRS2, whole genome shotgun sequence contains the following coding sequences:
- the LOC127753387 gene encoding dual specificity protein phosphatase 1B-like gives MSMPEAGRSERDGREQDDDYEQQQARVLMALMQGFCAARYRKADNIPCPIVQGLYLGSVGAAMNKDALKSLNITHILIVARSLNPAFAAEFNYKKIEVLDSPDIDLAKHFDECFSFIDESISSGGNVLVHCFAGRSRSVTIIVAYLMKKHQMSLENALSLVRSKRPQVAPNEGFMSQLENFEKSMQVEQERKLMQPVQN, from the exons ATGTCGATGCCGGAGGCGGGGCGCTCGGAGAGGGACGGGCGGGAGCAGGACGACGACTacgagcagcagcaggccaGGGTGCTCATGGCACTGATGCAGGGCTTCTGCGCCGCACGCTACCGGAAGGCCGACAACATCCCGTGCCCCATCGTCCAG GGGCTATACTTGGGATCTGTTGGGGCAGCAATGAACAAGGATGCTTTAAAGAGCTTGAACATAACCCATATCTTGATTGTTGCCAGATCATTAAATCCAGCCTTTGCAGCTGAATTTAACTACAAGAAGATTGAAG TACTTGACAGCCCAGACATTGACTTGGCAAAGCATTTTGATGAATGCTTTAGTTTCATTGATGAATCTATCAGCTCTGGTGGCAATGTTCTGGTTCATTGCTTTGCTGGACGGTCAAGAAG TGTCACGATTATTGTTGCATATctgatgaagaagcatcaaatGAGCCTTGAGAACGCGTTGTCGCTAGTTAGAAGCAAACGACCTCAAGTGGCTCCTAATGAGGGATTCATGTCTCAGCTGGAGAACTTTGAGAAATCCATGCAAG TGGAGCAGGAGAGGAAACTTATGCAACCTGTGCAGAACTAA